A region of the Thermogladius calderae 1633 genome:
TAAGACCAGTGTAGTACGCCAGCCCTCTCACGAGTCTGGGGCTGAACTCCACCTTGTAGCCTAGGTCTGACAGGGTCTTAGAGAAATCTTCAAGCCTCCTCGTTTCTTTCATCACCTTATTGTACTCGTCTCCCAGCTCCTTCTTGAACTCCTCCACGAGGCTTATTACGCTGTCGAGGGTACCCCTCATCAACTTGATCACGACCTCTCTCACCGTGCTACCATACCTATCTAGCAACTCCTTCTCCAACTGGTCGTCCATCTCTTTGTCTACCAAGTGGAGTATGTGGTCTTGTTCTTCACTGGGGATCTTGAACATGTTCATGAAGGCCCTGTATATCGCCACGTTCCCAACCAGGTATTTGTGGTCTAGACTCAACTTGTCGAGAAACCTTGAGGCGGTATAGGCCGCGGACACGTCTGCGTTGACGGTCTCGTCTCCTATGATCTCGAGGCCTCCCTGCCAGAACTCTCTGTACCTAGCTTTCTGCGGCTCCTCATACCTGAAGCATTGAGAGATATAGTACAGCTTGATGGGTTTAGGTCTAGCCCTCATCTCCTTGAGGTACACTCTTATCACGCTGGCGGTCACTTCTGGTCTTAGAGCTAGTAGTCTACCGGCTTTGTCTTCGAAGACGTACATGCTCTTCCTAATTTCTTCGCCGCTCTTGGCCTCAAACAACCTGTAGTACTCTACAGTCGGGGTTATTATGGGCTCGAAACCGTTCTCCGAGGCGGTCTCCGAGAAAAGGCTGAACAGGGTGTAGTACAGCTTGGCCTCGTCGCCGGTAATGTCCCTCATGCCTCTTGGGGGGTTTAGGGTCTCTGCCTCCATGTAGATCCCTGGTCTTCACATGTTAATTGGGATACTCACTGATAAAACTACGTCAAACAGCTTGACTCTGGTACAGCCCCCTCCTCTCTATACGGGCTCGATCTTATGGACCTCGTAGTACGTTACCTCCCCTTGGAGGCTCACCACGGCGACGATAGGGGACACGTTGTTCCTAGTGGACTTCTCTGCGAATTCGAGTATGTCCTTGACTCCTAGCCTGCTCTTCTCCTCTAGGACTAAGACTAGTCTAATGTCACCGTGCTTGTCTTTCATCATGAAAGTATTCTTGTCAACTATCCTGACTCTTCTACCTCTGTCTCTTAGGTCTTTGTAAACGACCAGGTTAGACCAAG
Encoded here:
- the hisS gene encoding histidine--tRNA ligase, yielding MEAETLNPPRGMRDITGDEAKLYYTLFSLFSETASENGFEPIITPTVEYYRLFEAKSGEEIRKSMYVFEDKAGRLLALRPEVTASVIRVYLKEMRARPKPIKLYYISQCFRYEEPQKARYREFWQGGLEIIGDETVNADVSAAYTASRFLDKLSLDHKYLVGNVAIYRAFMNMFKIPSEEQDHILHLVDKEMDDQLEKELLDRYGSTVREVVIKLMRGTLDSVISLVEEFKKELGDEYNKVMKETRRLEDFSKTLSDLGYKVEFSPRLVRGLAYYTGLIWEYKATRGLEQSIGGGGRYDGLTSVYSNVYEYSTGLALGLDRIALILMDLKDRLLVKRGLSGVIVVLSENIPLSVGYGLAKRLGSKFASLTVLATKNLDKALRVSSRTGVDLALIIGEREFKDGKVTVRDLNKKRQEEVPLKSIEDYIDTYATKPGST
- a CDS encoding endonuclease; translated protein: MSVVVRVDKSSCTGIVEDSNVQELEEKWFGEKSGDVLVLNVIELSYLLLTGRAVADVEGKVVRSLEDLMKTSAECFKDYSWSNLVVYKDLRDRGRRVRIVDKNTFMMKDKHGDIRLVLVLEEKSRLGVKDILEFAEKSTRNNVSPIVAVVSLQGEVTYYEVHKIEPV